From Longimicrobiales bacterium, a single genomic window includes:
- a CDS encoding ABC transporter ATP-binding protein has product MNSMTPVIQVDQVSRWFGSVVAVSDVTFDITPGITGLLGPNGAGKTTLLRMMTGLAATSTGTVTVFGEPVRDNPPLYRRIGVMSEHETVYGFMKGREFVRMMGRLRGVRNLEAAVDRAIGLVDLADAQHRPMGTYSRGMRQRMRLAATLVHDPEILILDEPLNGADPRQRVHFQHLLEQLATEGRTIVLSSHILEEVEQVAETVLLIVNGKLAASGGFREIRAALNQRPYHVRVLCDAPRRLASAVVTLDSVEAVHVDPDGAIIILSRNVRDVQIELPRLARSASISLRRVEPLDDSLESVFGYLVEG; this is encoded by the coding sequence ATGAACAGCATGACACCCGTGATCCAGGTCGACCAGGTCTCGCGCTGGTTCGGCAGTGTCGTCGCCGTCAGCGATGTCACGTTCGACATCACGCCCGGCATCACGGGCCTGCTCGGACCGAACGGCGCGGGCAAGACGACGCTGCTGCGGATGATGACGGGGCTGGCGGCGACATCGACCGGTACTGTGACCGTTTTTGGCGAGCCTGTGCGCGACAACCCGCCGCTGTACCGCCGTATCGGCGTGATGTCCGAGCACGAGACGGTATATGGCTTCATGAAGGGCCGCGAGTTCGTTCGCATGATGGGACGCCTGCGCGGCGTGCGGAACCTCGAGGCCGCCGTCGATCGTGCGATCGGGCTGGTCGATCTGGCGGATGCGCAGCATCGCCCCATGGGGACGTACTCGCGCGGCATGCGTCAGCGGATGCGGCTGGCGGCCACACTGGTGCACGATCCCGAAATCCTGATCCTCGATGAGCCGTTGAACGGCGCGGACCCGCGCCAGCGCGTGCATTTCCAGCATCTGCTCGAGCAGCTGGCGACGGAAGGACGGACGATCGTGCTGTCGTCGCACATCCTGGAGGAGGTCGAGCAGGTCGCGGAGACGGTGCTGCTCATCGTGAACGGCAAGCTCGCCGCGTCCGGCGGGTTCCGTGAGATCCGTGCCGCGCTCAATCAGCGGCCCTATCACGTGCGCGTTCTGTGCGACGCACCGCGCCGGCTGGCGTCCGCGGTCGTCACTCTTGATTCAGTGGAGGCGGTGCATGTCGATCCGGACGGCGCGATCATCATCCTGAGCCGGAACGTTCGCGACGTGCAGATCGAGCTGCCGCGACTCGCGCGGTCGGCGTCGATCAGCCTGCGTCGCGTCGAGCCGCTGGATGATTCGCTGGAGAGCGTCTTCGGCTACCTCGTGGAGGGCTGA
- a CDS encoding ABC transporter permease subunit, whose product MTGTVFDIGYQRYTGVREGRNRARFAVFKDGVRTALGLGRGGRAKILPWFFFALLTGIALIMVLIAGAVLRMAGPEATQQLPSHGDYYGIASILLFVFAALVAPELLCRDRREGTINLYLVRPLSGTDYVFARWSAFLAVTLAAAWAPQIFLFLGLAMGNPAPIDYLVAHWLDVPRFLAAGLAMAAYATTLAMLTASFTTRRAYASVFLVGLFVISTPFTVGLASEIEGPVGQWISMFNLTNIPVHVNDVIFGEASEITEGAPARELGSAMLVTWYFIWTLVPGAVLWWRYRRLTP is encoded by the coding sequence ATGACCGGCACCGTCTTCGACATCGGGTACCAGCGTTATACCGGCGTTCGCGAGGGCCGTAACCGCGCGCGGTTCGCCGTCTTCAAGGATGGTGTCAGAACCGCTCTCGGCCTCGGCCGCGGCGGCCGCGCGAAGATCCTGCCCTGGTTCTTCTTCGCGCTGCTCACCGGCATCGCGCTCATCATGGTGCTGATCGCGGGCGCGGTGCTGCGCATGGCCGGCCCCGAAGCCACCCAGCAGCTCCCGTCCCATGGCGACTATTACGGCATCGCGTCGATCCTGCTGTTTGTCTTCGCAGCGCTCGTCGCGCCGGAGCTGTTGTGCCGCGACCGCCGCGAGGGCACGATCAACCTCTACCTCGTGCGACCGCTCAGCGGAACGGATTACGTCTTCGCCCGCTGGAGCGCATTCCTCGCGGTGACGCTCGCGGCCGCGTGGGCGCCGCAGATCTTCCTGTTCCTCGGCCTCGCCATGGGGAATCCGGCGCCGATCGATTATCTGGTCGCGCACTGGCTGGATGTACCGCGGTTCCTCGCCGCCGGCCTCGCAATGGCCGCGTACGCGACGACACTCGCGATGCTCACCGCATCGTTCACGACACGGCGCGCGTACGCGTCGGTATTCCTGGTCGGGTTGTTCGTGATCTCCACACCGTTCACTGTCGGCCTCGCCTCCGAGATCGAGGGGCCGGTCGGCCAGTGGATCTCCATGTTCAACCTCACGAACATTCCCGTGCACGTGAATGACGTCATCTTCGGCGAGGCCAGCGAAATAACGGAGGGCGCACCCGCGCGCGAGCTCGGCTCCGCGATGCTGGTCACGTGGTACTTCATCTGGACACTCGTACCGGGCGCCGTGCTCTGGTGGCGTTACCGGCGGCTAACACCATGA
- a CDS encoding ABC transporter ATP-binding protein: protein MKSDTTLLIAEHLTKRYGNVVALDDVSFTISDGITGILGENGAGKSTAIRIFLGLLDATSGEARVLGQNAAENVSARTRLGYMPEHDCLPSQVSAAEFLTHMAEVSGLPPSSARTRAADTLRHTGLFEERYRAIGGYSTGMKQRVKLGQALVHDPAFVFLDEPTAGLDPVGREEMLTLVRRTHREFGISVLLSSHLMSDVERTCDRIIVLRGGRVVHAGEVDHFTKETATVFIEVDTNREQLVAALGRRGIAAFPDGTGLTIEGPDESVYDHVRDALVEAEAPLRRMAPRRRALTELFERESA, encoded by the coding sequence ATGAAGTCAGATACGACACTGCTGATTGCAGAACACCTCACGAAGAGGTACGGCAACGTCGTCGCGCTCGACGATGTAAGCTTCACGATCTCCGACGGCATCACGGGCATCCTGGGCGAGAACGGCGCAGGCAAGAGCACGGCGATCCGCATCTTTCTCGGCCTGCTGGACGCCACGTCGGGAGAAGCGAGGGTGCTCGGTCAGAACGCAGCGGAGAACGTCAGTGCGCGGACGCGGCTGGGCTACATGCCGGAACACGACTGCCTCCCGTCGCAGGTCAGTGCTGCGGAGTTCCTGACGCACATGGCCGAGGTCAGCGGTCTGCCGCCGTCCTCCGCACGCACCCGCGCGGCAGACACACTGCGCCACACCGGCCTCTTCGAGGAGCGGTATCGCGCAATCGGTGGATACTCCACCGGCATGAAGCAACGCGTGAAGCTCGGGCAGGCGCTCGTGCACGATCCGGCGTTCGTCTTCCTCGACGAGCCCACGGCCGGCCTGGATCCCGTGGGGCGGGAGGAGATGCTGACACTGGTACGCAGGACACATCGCGAGTTCGGCATCAGTGTCCTCCTGTCCTCGCATCTGATGTCCGATGTCGAGCGGACGTGCGACCGCATCATCGTGCTGCGGGGCGGCCGGGTCGTACACGCCGGCGAGGTCGACCATTTCACGAAGGAGACGGCGACCGTCTTCATCGAGGTGGACACTAATCGTGAGCAGCTCGTGGCGGCGCTCGGGCGACGCGGCATCGCCGCATTCCCCGATGGCACGGGCCTGACCATCGAGGGGCCGGACGAATCGGTATACGACCACGTCCGCGATGCGCTGGTCGAGGCGGAGGCGCCGCTGCGGCGGATGGCGCCACGTCGGCGTGCGCTCACCGAGCTCTTCGAGCGGGAGTCCGCATGA